The following coding sequences are from one Melospiza melodia melodia isolate bMelMel2 chromosome 2, bMelMel2.pri, whole genome shotgun sequence window:
- the RAP2A gene encoding ras-related protein Rap-2a, whose protein sequence is MREYKVVVLGSGGVGKSALTVQFVTGTFIEKYDPTIEDFYRKEIEVDASPSVLEILDTAGTEQFASMRDLYIKNGQGFILVYSLVNQQSFQDIRPMRDQIIRVKRYEKVPVILVGNKVDLESEREVSLSEGRALAEEWGCPFMETSAKSKTMVDELFAEIVRQMNYAAQPDKDDPCCSACNIQ, encoded by the exons ATGCGCGAGTACAAGGTGGTGGTGCTGGGCTCGGGCGGGGTGGGGAAGTCGGCGCTCACGGTGCAGTTCGTGACCGGCACCTTCATCGAGAAGTACGACCCCACCATCGAGGACTTCTACCGCAAGGAGATCGAGGTGGACGCCTCCCCCTCCGTCCTGGAGATCCTGGACACGGCGGGCACTGAGCAGTTCGCCTCCATGCGGGACCTCTACATCAAGAACGGGCAGGGCTTCATCCTCGTCTACAGCCTGGTCAACCAGCAGAGCTTCCAGGACATCCGACCCATGCGCGACCAGATCATCCGCGTCAAGAG GTATGAGAAGGTGCCAGTAATTCTGGTTGGTAATAAAGTGGACCTGGAAAGTGAGAGAGAAGTATCATTGAGTGAAGGCAGAGCCTTAGCTGAAGAATGGGGCTGCCCATTTATGGAGACCTCTGCTAAGAGTAAAACAATGGTGGATGAGCTCTTTGCGGAAATTGTTAGACAAATGAACTATGCAGCACAGCCAGACAAAGATGATCCATGCTGTTCTGCATGTAATATACAATAG